A window of Felis catus isolate Fca126 chromosome A3, F.catus_Fca126_mat1.0, whole genome shotgun sequence genomic DNA:
aatatttcaactctTATACTCTCACAGGTGGAATGAATTCCATACTGGCCACATATGGAGGCATTGCTTTGATGGTCTTATACTTCAAGTTAAGGTCTAAAACAACACCAGGTTTGAAAGCaacataaatggattttaaactGTACCTCATCTGTTAAGTTCCCAAGCCCAGAGAAGCTAATGTCAATTCATCATCTGGTATTCAATTTGTACAATACATTATGaacctggaaaaaagaaaagaagaaaaaagaagtcagctAGCTCTGTGTGCCACACGCCCTCTGCTTCCATTGTCCTGGTCTCTCCAACACtcagcttttctttccttctctccttctcttctctccacttATCCAAATAACATTCACCCTGTTAAAGTATTACCTCCTCTTATACATATTGCAGCCATATTAAAGAATGTCTCAGTAAGCTGAAGGAAGTGGAAATAGTTCCAGGCTCTTTAAAAGTGATTTGTAGATCCTGGTCTTTGCTCTTTATGAAGTGCTTCCTcccttacttttgttttttacaacTTCTTGAATTCTTGGAAGTGGATTTCAGAAATCTTAAATAACACTCACAGAGTAATAAGTAAAAAGGggaatggtggggggtgggaagaggggttGCCAATAGCACAGGTAGAATCCACTTCTAATGGCTGAGTCCAGCTACCACAACTATTTGTCCTGACTTGAAAGTACTCTAATTGGGACTGGAGTGTAGTCTTGATAAGGCTTAATTTCTTGTAAAATAACCTTGTTGCCTAAATTGATGTAAAACATCTACATAAACTGTGCAACCAAGGGAAGGTAATGCAGATAAAAAGGGTATCAAAGAGAAGCAGTTTGGCAACGTTCATCCAGAATTATCTGAGGGAAAGACACTGAATCTGATGAACAAGATCATTCTGGTTATTAGAGAAGTGTAAAAATAATTGcttctttacatatatatgtatatatttttttaacttttaactttttattttttttttaatttttttttcaatgtttatttatttttgggacagagagagacagagcatgaacgggggaggggcagagagagagggagacacagaatcggaaacagcctccaggctctgagccatcagcccagagcctgacgcggggctcgaactcccggaccgcgagatcgtgacctggctgaagtcgg
This region includes:
- the LOC101099289 gene encoding ATP synthase membrane subunit K, mitochondrial-like; protein product: MADPKTDDQLHFTDIKKYFNSYTLTGGMNSILATYGGIALMVLYFKLRSKTTPGLKAT